A window of Candidatus Nealsonbacteria bacterium genomic DNA:
TTCTTTTCATAATCTTCTTTTGAATGCCCTCCTTTTAAAAATTGGCTGAGAATTTTTTCCTTCAATTCTTGAGGAGAAGCTTGAAGGATTTCTCGTCTTTTTTTATAAATCGTTTCCCGGTGCTTATTCATTACGTCATCATATTCTAAAAGATGTTTTCTTGCGTCAAAATTAAAACCTTCGATTTTGGATTGGGCCTGTTCAATGGCCGAAGAAACCAGATTGGCTTCAATTGGCTGGTCGTCTGGAATTTTTAAGATTCCCATTAAAGATTTGATCTTTTCAGAACCAAAAATTCTTAAAAGTTCATCTTCCAGAGAAACAAAAAATTGAGAAGAACCCGGATCTCCCTGTCTGCCCGACCTTCCCCGTAGCTGATTATCGGTTCTTCTGGCCTCATGCCTTTCTGTACCAATGATATGAAGCCCTCCCAGCTCCTTCACTTTTTGAGCTTCTTCGGGGCTTGACGGATTACCTCCTAAAACTATATCTACTCCCCTGCCGGCCATATTGGTGGCTATGGTGATAGCCGCCACTTTCCCGGCCTGAGCAATAATTTCTCCTTCTTTTTGGTGGTGTTTGGCATTAAGAATCTGATGAGGAACTCCTTCTTTTTCAAGTAATTTCCCTAAATATTCATTTCTTTCTACGGATCTTGTTCCAACTAAAACCGGCTGTCCTTTTTGATTCTTGGTTTTAATCTCTTTAATGATTGATTTAAATTTTCCTTCTTCAGTTTTATAGATGCGGTCTGACAGATCGGTTCTAATCATTGGTTGATCGGTCGGAACAATCACCACCTCCAAACCAAAGACTTTATCAAATTCCTCAGCCGAGGTAACAGCTGTTCCTGTCATCCCGGCTAATTTTTTGTAAAGTCGAAAATAGTTCTGGAAAGTAATTGAAGCTAAGGTAATAGATTCTGGCTGTACCTGAACACCTTCTTTTGCTTCGACTGCTTGATGAAGGCCGCCAGACCACCTTCTGCCCGGCATAAGTCTACCCGTAAATTCATCAACAATAATAACCTGATTATTCTTTACGACATAGTCTTTGTCTCTTTTAAATAAAAAATCTGCCCGAAGGGCCTGTTCTAAATGATGCAGATACCTCATCCCTTTTTCTTGGTAGATATTCTCTAGCCCTAAAATTTTCTCTATTTTATCGATCCCCTCTTCAGTTAAAATAACAGCCCTTATTTTCTCATCGATATTATAATCATCGTTTCCTTTCAAGAGTGGGGTGATTTGAGAAAACTCTCCATACATTTTAGAAGATTCCTTATCGGGTGCTGAGATTATTAAAGGAGTTCTGGCTTCATCGATTAAAATCGAATCCACTTCGTCGATGATGGCATAATTTAGTCCTCGCTGAGCTTGATTTTTCAAGTCATAGACCATATTATCTCTTAGGTAGTCAAAGCCAAATTCATTATTGGTGCCGTAGGTAATATCAGCTGAATAGGCTTCTTTTCGAGAACAAGGCCTTAGAAAGTCCTCGACCACCTTAAAACCGCCTAATTCGTCCCTGATTTTTTCTTCCTGCTCTTGCGGCTTTTTATAATCAGGATCATACAAAAAAGCCTGATCATGATTCAAACAACCGATACTCAGGCTTAATAAGTGATAAAT
This region includes:
- the secA gene encoding preprotein translocase subunit SecA — encoded protein: MKILSKIFGDANEKYLKKFQPIVEKINSLEREFKDRALNDLSARTLEFKERLNKGENLDDILPEVFALVRESAKRTLKQRHFDVQLIGGIALHQGEIAEMKTGEGKTLAATLPVYLNALEQKGVHVITVNDYLARRDTVWMGQIYHLLSLSIGCLNHDQAFLYDPDYKKPQEQEEKIRDELGGFKVVEDFLRPCSRKEAYSADITYGTNNEFGFDYLRDNMVYDLKNQAQRGLNYAIIDEVDSILIDEARTPLIISAPDKESSKMYGEFSQITPLLKGNDDYNIDEKIRAVILTEEGIDKIEKILGLENIYQEKGMRYLHHLEQALRADFLFKRDKDYVVKNNQVIIVDEFTGRLMPGRRWSGGLHQAVEAKEGVQVQPESITLASITFQNYFRLYKKLAGMTGTAVTSAEEFDKVFGLEVVIVPTDQPMIRTDLSDRIYKTEEGKFKSIIKEIKTKNQKGQPVLVGTRSVERNEYLGKLLEKEGVPHQILNAKHHQKEGEIIAQAGKVAAITIATNMAGRGVDIVLGGNPSSPEEAQKVKELGGLHIIGTERHEARRTDNQLRGRSGRQGDPGSSQFFVSLEDELLRIFGSEKIKSLMGILKIPDDQPIEANLVSSAIEQAQSKIEGFNFDARKHLLEYDDVMNKHRETIYKKRREILQASPQELKEKILSQFLKGGHSKEDYEKKEKETGDEKMRQIEKILSLRTLDMLWMNHLEEMDYLRDSVGLRAYGQRDPLIEYKNEGHRTFQRLLSEIDSSIANTILKVNLVREPVSIPQSTDYNLNREKASAGSRSTTANKKKIGRNDPCPCGAKKPDGRSVKYKHCHGK